From the genome of Candidatus Zixiibacteriota bacterium:
CCTCTTTATTGAGGAACACTGGACTGGCTTGCACGGCGGCTACTTTGAATGGTGTCGGTGTACTGCTCACATTGGCTCCTGAGGATTACAATTAACTTATCATGCCTAAACACGGTAACTATAGAAGTGTTCAAATGAAACCGAAATGTCAATGGATGGTGTGGGGATTGACTTCGTGATCCCCGGGTGGCCGTCTCAAACCTTGTTTGGGGCGGCGGGCCAGCAGGCAAGCCTGTTCCTTCGTGCTACGCACCCATCTCTGGAGAGTGTCGAAGACACAAAGATACGGCTTGACCGTGCACCCTTCGACTCCGCTCAGGGTGAGGTTGAAAGGTGCTAAGCGCGTGATAATGAGGCAACACCGCGGAGCTTTGGGACAGTTACCTCTGTGTCATTCTGGCGAAGGCCAGAATCCAGTCTTGGGACTGCAAGTCTGGGACCCTGTTTTAACAAGAATTACAATCGCAAATCGACGAGCGAAGCCCAAAAAACCGATTTATCAGTGTCATGCCGAGCGCAGTCGAGGCATGAACAATCTTGATATCCGGACTGAAGTCAGGTCGGCACGGCAGTCAGGCGGAGACAAGCCCCGCCGCTACGCGATCAGACAACAACCTCATGCTGAGCGGAGTCGAAGCATGAATGAGATTGCCGCGCTCATTCGCCTCTGGCACACACGACGGATGGCCGCCTCAACCTTGTATGGGGCGGAGAGGTAAAGCACCACCTACCATCTGTCGACACCGCCTAAAGCCCGCATCGTTGCTCCATTGTCGTCAGGTACTCCATCGCCGCTTTCTCGGCCTGGTCTCCAAGCTTCGTCTCGCCATCTGAGGAGCGCAAAGATCGGTAAAGCTCAACACAGACTCGCAAGGCACGAAAGCAATCGGCGGCATCGTAGCTCGCAAGCGTACCGCGAAGCCTGTGCGCGAACTCCGGCGCCACAGTCTCGATTCTTCGCACCCCCGATGGACAACCTCCCGCACGATGAAGACACAGAGGTCCCAGCACCTTTCCACGCAGAAAAGAAAAGCCGTCGATGGCCTCAAACAGCTCACCCCTGCCTATCTTCACCGCAATATAGTGCACCCAGACCCAGAAACGGTCTTCTATCCACTGGGCATCGGGTGATGGAAACTCCGCCTTGCCGTGCTTTAGCGCTTGAGACATGCGTCCCACGCGCTCCCAAAGTATGGCCGGGTTCTCGACCCGTTTCGCGATATCATCAAGAGCCACGAATTTCAGATCGACGTGCACCAGCGGCTCATCGTACAGACAAATGAGCAGGCGCGGTTCACCGACATGCTCACCGGTGAAGGCGGCCAGGAGAACTCCGAATGAAGCGGCAATCTCTCGGCGATTATCCATCACCTCATCGTAATCGCGAGACTCAACGGCAATCACGAGGTCCAGGTCACTGAATTCGTCCATGGAATCGTTAAGGTACGATCCACCGATAGCGACACCGACGATTCGAGTATCGTGGCATATTGACTTGACCATGTTTTGGAGAAACTGTCGATGGACTGCGGGAACCGACGCTGGGAACATCCACCAGGATAGATGATTGGGAAGGAGCAGGCAAGCCCATAAATGGGATTCTTGCGCTATGCACGTATTTCATGTAACCCTTCGACTCTCAGGCTGTGTCGCAATCATGTGTTCCACCGGTTCCTGCGTTCGCCGAAAGCGAGCGTGTGAACCGGTGGTTCCTGAGGTTGCTCTCTCACAACACGATGCCGAGCATCGCAGGGTCACAACCACGCCTGGGGCGTGGTCAGGACCCTGCGAAACCCTATTATGACACAGCCTGTCTGCTCAGGATGAGGTTGTTGGCATTCAAAGCCATAAATGTACTCAAAAAAGTGACACACCGGCGAACTCTTGATGCGTATTTCTGGTTAGATTAGCAAAGTTAGTCGTCAGACACCGGGACCACCGGTGAAAGGAGAACTCAGATGACCAGGATAGCCGAAGCTCAACCGACCGAGTTAGCCAAAATCCAGGAACTACAAAACAAGATACTGGAAGACAAGAAGAAACTGGCCGAGATGCGCCGAAATGCCCCGAATGAAGAAGTGTCGGATTATACATTCACCTCACACGATGGCTCTGAAATCAAACTGTCCGACATGTTCGGTACCCATCAGGACCTGATTCTGATTCACAACATGGGCAGAGGATGTGCCTACTGTACTCTTTGGGCGGACGGTTTCATCGGTTTCACCGAGCATCTTGAGAACCGGGCAGGTTTTGTTGTGATCTCCAAAGATGAGTACACCATTCAGCGTAATTTCCACAAGAGCCGCGGATGGAATTTCAAGATGCACTCAAGCCACAACTCGACGTTCAACAGAGACATGGGCTATGAAGACGACAAGGGTTCGCAAATGCCCGGCATCTCTGCTTTTCACAAGGACGCCAACGGCAAGATCTGGCGGACCGGCTCGACCTGGTTTGGACCCGGCGATGATTTTTGTGCCGTGTGGCCGATGTTTGACCTGTTGAAGGATGGCCCCAACGGCTGGGCGCCCAAGTTCTCGTATTAGTTATAGCCTGGGCTGATTAGGTGGTGTCGGGCGACCCCGCCCGACGCAGGCAAGCCTGTTTTTCGCGCTACGCGCGGTCACTCTCTGTCCTATTGCGTGCCCGGCAGATGTCCACATCTGCCGCTCGGCTCGCAGATCATCCGGCGGTGCATGAGGACATACGCCGACCACGTGAAGTTACTTACCGATAGCTTCCGTCACCTTCGTCGTTGCCGATTTGTCGAGCTTGTTGTAAGGAAAGTCGGAGGCCACAGCCTTGACCTCATCCTGTGAGACGTGTTGGTTTCCCTCAACCTGGACGAGGATACGCTCAGACACCAAAACCATGAACTGGGTTTGCTCGACATCCATGTCGTCATTAAACTGTAACATTACCTTAGCGGGATAACCACTAATCTCCGTGGACTTTAACATGCCTTCAGGCGTGTCGTACTCTACTGCCGAAAAGAAGGCCGCCAGCATCATCTTGACCATCCCAGAGTCCATTACGCGAAGGGTGATCTTCTTCTGACCTTTGTCGAGTTGCTTGGTATAGCTGCGCTCGACTGTGGAGTAGCTCATTGAAGGCGTCTCGGCCGATTGCGCTGTCTTGTCATCGGTCCCACCGTACCCGGCCATCCCAGCAGCGGCTCCGTCGAAGTTGAACGTGCCGCCGTCGATCTTTCCGGCCTCCAAGTCGCCTATGGATTTCGGAAGGAGCTTGGCCAACTCGCGCCAGTTTAGGGCCTCGACTTGTTCTCCTGTCCCACCTCCGGGCAGTCCCATGGACTTCATCATCTCCATCGCCTTAACTTGCGCCTCGGCTTTTTTGTCTTGAGCCTGAGCGTGTACTTCACCCGTGAAGAATAAGCCCAGCACTAACAGGACCAAACTTAGCTTTACAATCATACCCCAGCACCTCCTTCGGTTACAAACCGGTTAATACAGCTTCATATCTATTGATACGCTTCTACCAGGGGGATTGTGGGACTGACAGCGCCGG
Proteins encoded in this window:
- a CDS encoding aminoglycoside 6-adenylyltransferase, with amino-acid sequence MFPASVPAVHRQFLQNMVKSICHDTRIVGVAIGGSYLNDSMDEFSDLDLVIAVESRDYDEVMDNRREIAASFGVLLAAFTGEHVGEPRLLICLYDEPLVHVDLKFVALDDIAKRVENPAILWERVGRMSQALKHGKAEFPSPDAQWIEDRFWVWVHYIAVKIGRGELFEAIDGFSFLRGKVLGPLCLHRAGGCPSGVRRIETVAPEFAHRLRGTLASYDAADCFRALRVCVELYRSLRSSDGETKLGDQAEKAAMEYLTTMEQRCGL
- a CDS encoding DUF899 family protein — translated: MTRIAEAQPTELAKIQELQNKILEDKKKLAEMRRNAPNEEVSDYTFTSHDGSEIKLSDMFGTHQDLILIHNMGRGCAYCTLWADGFIGFTEHLENRAGFVVISKDEYTIQRNFHKSRGWNFKMHSSHNSTFNRDMGYEDDKGSQMPGISAFHKDANGKIWRTGSTWFGPGDDFCAVWPMFDLLKDGPNGWAPKFSY